A genome region from Nitrospirota bacterium includes the following:
- a CDS encoding thiamine pyrophosphate-binding protein: MTRIPTIGSAVIDRLHQLGVQHIFGIPGDYVLSLYQLIEASPIRHIGTTREDCAGFAADAYARINGIGAVCVTYCVGGLNCVNAIACAYAERSPVVLLTGSPGLSERVRTPYMHHMVRDFSTQREVFEKITVAAVSLDDPATAEREMDRAFAALLRYRRPIYIEIPRDLVHARLPAPLRPLCLDDEPSNAAALDEALAEVRAMLALAKRPAILAGAEIGRFGLQDELTRLVERLNVPIASTLLGKSVIREDHPLYVGVYGGLIARDEVQQYINGSDCLLILGSILSDVEDLNADSPLLTEGRTIHATADRVAIKHHRYDAIRFQDFVRALVSNPLPSFPARSLPMPPAVTQGAIAPDAPVSLHGLFRYLDSVLDEKTLVIADVGESLFAAADLHVHRRFEFLSPAYYTSMGFAVPAAVGASFADPTLRPIVLVGDGAFQMTGTELSTAVRYGHTPIVIVLNNRGYSTEREILEGPFNDVHEWHYERICDMVGGGVGTRITTQGEFERGLTTALADSRQLYVLNVLLSPADRSAGMIRLAHRLAKRLSTDCP, translated from the coding sequence ATGACACGAATACCGACCATCGGCTCCGCCGTGATTGACCGGCTCCATCAGCTGGGTGTCCAGCATATCTTTGGAATCCCCGGCGATTATGTCCTGAGCCTCTACCAATTAATCGAAGCCTCACCGATCCGCCACATCGGCACGACCCGCGAAGATTGCGCAGGGTTTGCCGCCGACGCCTATGCCCGCATCAACGGCATCGGAGCCGTCTGCGTCACCTATTGCGTCGGAGGGCTGAATTGCGTGAACGCGATCGCCTGCGCCTATGCGGAACGGTCGCCGGTCGTGCTGCTCACCGGATCGCCGGGACTGTCAGAGCGGGTTCGCACCCCCTACATGCACCACATGGTGCGGGATTTCTCGACTCAACGAGAGGTCTTCGAGAAAATCACGGTGGCTGCCGTCTCCCTGGACGACCCGGCAACCGCCGAACGAGAGATGGACCGGGCCTTCGCGGCCCTACTACGCTATCGCCGCCCCATCTATATCGAAATCCCTCGCGACCTCGTCCATGCAAGGCTGCCGGCTCCGCTACGCCCTCTCTGCCTCGACGACGAACCAAGCAACGCCGCCGCACTGGACGAAGCCCTCGCCGAAGTCCGTGCCATGTTGGCCTTGGCTAAGCGCCCTGCGATCTTGGCTGGCGCGGAAATCGGACGCTTCGGCCTGCAGGACGAACTGACCCGGCTGGTCGAGCGGCTCAATGTCCCCATCGCCTCGACTCTGTTGGGAAAATCCGTTATTCGTGAAGACCACCCACTCTACGTCGGCGTGTACGGGGGTCTGATTGCGCGTGACGAAGTCCAGCAGTACATCAATGGATCAGACTGTCTCCTGATCCTGGGATCGATCTTATCCGACGTTGAGGATCTCAATGCCGATTCACCCTTGCTGACAGAAGGCCGCACCATTCATGCGACCGCCGATCGGGTGGCCATCAAACACCATCGCTACGATGCAATCCGGTTTCAAGATTTTGTGCGAGCCCTGGTGAGCAATCCCCTTCCTTCATTTCCGGCTCGTTCCCTACCTATGCCGCCCGCTGTGACACAAGGCGCCATTGCGCCGGATGCCCCCGTGTCGTTACATGGACTCTTCCGTTACCTGGATAGTGTACTGGATGAAAAAACCCTCGTGATCGCCGATGTCGGAGAATCGCTCTTTGCTGCGGCCGATCTCCATGTCCACCGGCGATTCGAGTTTCTCTCGCCCGCCTATTACACCTCCATGGGATTTGCTGTTCCGGCAGCCGTAGGCGCGTCATTTGCCGATCCCACGCTTCGACCAATCGTGTTAGTCGGAGACGGCGCCTTTCAAATGACGGGAACGGAGCTGTCCACTGCCGTGCGATATGGTCACACGCCAATCGTCATTGTATTGAACAATCGTGGATACTCCACTGAACGGGAGATTCTCGAAGGCCCCTTTAACGATGTCCACGAATGGCACTACGAACGAATCTGCGACATGGTCGGAGGCGGAGTCGGTACGAGGATCACAACCCAAGGTGAATTCGAGCGAGGGCTCACCACTGCCTTAGCAGACTCCCGCCAGCTGTATGTCCTGAATGTACTCCTCAGTCCAGCCGATCGCTCAGCAGGCATGATCAGACTGGCCCATCGCCTCGCCAAACGACTCTCCACCGACTGCCCATAA
- the modA gene encoding molybdate ABC transporter substrate-binding protein, with translation MSEPHFTEMVMRLCRLLLSWMLFTIGLPTAAWSMESLVIAASPGLAAPLEALGRAFEASHTNVKVRLYFASGLDLRRTIAAMENHPTGQYFIGTGPIHIVAPGGDEVITRLAQKYYVLPESRRPYATVSLVLVVPESLVDAPNSFEALAQDSLIRVAVADPKLTVVGEKTQELFKALGMAEALKDRLDIATDARAVFDHVLQGQADVGIMFGPDAYVQRERVRVVAIAPEQAVRPVVHSLAMERYCPNRPLCEEFLAFSQSQEAQNILIGLGYGLPGPGQ, from the coding sequence ATGAGTGAGCCTCACTTCACGGAGATGGTGATGCGCCTGTGCCGGCTCTTGTTGTCTTGGATGCTGTTCACCATCGGCTTGCCAACCGCGGCCTGGTCGATGGAATCGCTGGTCATTGCTGCCTCGCCCGGTCTGGCCGCTCCCCTGGAAGCCTTGGGGCGCGCGTTTGAAGCCTCCCACACAAATGTGAAGGTGCGGCTCTATTTCGCATCGGGCCTGGACCTGCGGCGCACGATCGCCGCGATGGAGAATCACCCCACTGGACAATATTTCATCGGCACGGGCCCCATTCATATCGTCGCGCCAGGCGGGGATGAGGTGATCACCCGATTGGCGCAAAAGTATTACGTGCTGCCCGAATCACGCCGTCCCTACGCGACCGTGTCCTTGGTATTGGTGGTGCCGGAATCACTCGTCGACGCGCCTAACTCGTTTGAGGCCCTGGCTCAGGATTCTTTGATTCGAGTGGCCGTCGCAGATCCGAAGCTGACCGTAGTCGGGGAAAAGACGCAGGAACTGTTCAAGGCATTGGGTATGGCAGAGGCCCTCAAGGATCGGTTGGATATCGCCACGGATGCCCGTGCCGTGTTTGATCATGTGTTACAGGGGCAGGCCGACGTGGGGATTATGTTCGGCCCGGATGCTTATGTACAGCGCGAGCGAGTCCGCGTGGTGGCCATCGCGCCTGAGCAGGCCGTCCGTCCGGTTGTCCATTCTCTGGCGATGGAACGGTACTGTCCCAATCGTCCGCTGTGTGAGGAATTTCTTGCATTTTCCCAATCCCAGGAAGCGCAAAATATTCTTATAGGATTGGGGTATGGATTGCCGGGACCGGGACAATAA
- a CDS encoding RNA methyltransferase — translation MADSLPLLTRSQGAHIRELLLDRRVRAQEGAFVVEGAHAVRDLLARSPDQILTIVTASSYLLKEVQCDRLIREAVSMRQYSCSDVQFSKLSDVDEPQGILAVVRQPIWDEEEILQQPSILGIFGEQLQDPANVGAIIRTAAGLNVSALWLTPESADVYQPKVVRATSGVLHMLPIFFTRDVSGLIREGCRIFTAEVPGEGTVPIDEIRQAPRKLIFAVGNESRGLSAQIRTQATTRFTIPLSRDVESLNVAATVAIATFHFSRLPQSQ, via the coding sequence GTGGCTGACTCACTTCCCCTCCTGACGCGCTCGCAAGGGGCGCACATCCGTGAACTTCTCCTCGATAGGCGTGTGCGAGCACAGGAAGGCGCCTTCGTCGTCGAAGGCGCCCACGCCGTGCGAGATCTTCTGGCTCGGTCTCCCGACCAGATTCTGACGATTGTCACAGCGTCCAGTTATCTACTCAAAGAGGTCCAGTGCGACCGACTGATTCGTGAAGCGGTCTCGATGCGGCAGTACTCCTGCTCTGACGTGCAATTCTCTAAACTATCCGATGTGGATGAGCCGCAGGGTATCCTTGCCGTGGTGCGGCAACCAATCTGGGACGAAGAAGAAATTCTTCAGCAGCCGTCCATCCTGGGAATCTTCGGAGAGCAGTTGCAGGATCCGGCCAATGTCGGGGCGATTATTCGAACGGCTGCCGGTCTCAACGTGAGTGCCCTCTGGCTGACGCCGGAATCTGCAGACGTCTATCAACCCAAAGTGGTTCGTGCCACGAGTGGTGTTCTGCACATGCTGCCCATCTTTTTTACCAGGGATGTGTCCGGGTTGATTCGGGAAGGTTGTCGGATCTTCACGGCAGAAGTGCCGGGTGAGGGGACCGTTCCCATCGATGAAATTAGGCAGGCTCCAAGGAAGCTGATCTTTGCGGTTGGCAATGAAAGCCGCGGGTTGTCGGCTCAGATTCGCACGCAGGCGACCACTCGATTTACCATCCCCCTCAGCCGCGACGTGGAATCGCTCAATGTTGCGGCAACCGTGGCCATCGCCACGTTCCACTTCTCGCGACTTCCCCAATCCCAATAG
- the modB gene encoding molybdate ABC transporter permease subunit has translation MNWTAIWVTFKLASLTSGILLVVGLPIAYWLTFSKWRWKFIVESVVALPLVLPPTVLGFYILVAIGPQSPVGRFYSDLVGHPLPFTFEGLLLASILYSLPFAVQPFAAAFEQVDLRLIEASWTLGVSKVETFFKLIVPLSMAGLVTGAVLSFAHTLGEFGVVLMVGGNIEGETRTVSIDIYDEVQALNYAGAAKTALLLLVVSYGVLLLVYAMNRKVWAAWPQK, from the coding sequence ATGAACTGGACGGCGATCTGGGTCACGTTTAAATTGGCGAGTCTGACGTCCGGCATCTTGCTGGTGGTCGGATTACCCATCGCCTATTGGCTGACCTTTTCAAAATGGCGCTGGAAGTTCATTGTTGAGTCGGTGGTCGCGCTGCCGCTCGTGCTCCCTCCGACGGTGCTGGGTTTTTATATTCTGGTCGCGATCGGTCCACAGAGCCCGGTCGGTCGATTCTATAGCGACCTGGTCGGGCACCCGCTTCCTTTTACCTTCGAAGGTCTACTCCTCGCGTCGATTCTCTACAGTTTGCCCTTTGCCGTACAGCCGTTCGCTGCAGCCTTTGAGCAAGTCGATCTTCGGCTGATCGAAGCTTCCTGGACGTTGGGTGTGTCCAAAGTCGAAACCTTTTTTAAGCTCATCGTACCCCTGTCCATGGCGGGTCTCGTGACCGGTGCGGTGTTGAGTTTCGCTCACACATTGGGAGAGTTCGGCGTTGTGCTGATGGTGGGAGGCAACATTGAGGGTGAAACGCGAACGGTCTCGATCGATATTTACGATGAAGTGCAAGCGCTCAATTATGCCGGGGCTGCCAAAACGGCGTTGTTGTTGCTCGTGGTTTCTTATGGGGTATTGCTGCTGGTCTATGCGATGAATCGAAAGGTATGGGCAGCATGGCCTCAGAAATGA
- a CDS encoding class I SAM-dependent rRNA methyltransferase — MREEGLDVRSAPLDKYGMTTHDENPRGQVRLSRTRAVEEPGHLWIYAGYIEAVSGEPVSGDVVDVISPNGRFYARGLYNPESKIRVRILTFEDEPITEQFWKARIAQAVRLRQKIVTGTNAYRLIYGEADRLPGLIVDRYDDVLVMQTLSSGMDRRKDLLGDLLCQESGATRVYLRNDAKSRTLEGLPVERGFLRGGGATIVDIHEGLARFLVDIERGQKTGWFCDQRENRLVAAQFASGAEVLEVFAHTGAFGIHAALAGAKSVEGLDVSEEALALARNHAVLNSVDNHCVYRPADAFVEMRQLERAGRRYDLVLLDPPAFARSKQAVPRALAGYKDVNLLGMRLTKPEGFLVTSSCSHHVTEQELWTGIRLAARDAKRQVRLLEQRGQASDHPIFATMPETRYLKCFILQVL, encoded by the coding sequence ATGCGTGAGGAAGGACTTGACGTGCGGTCCGCGCCATTGGATAAGTACGGCATGACGACACATGATGAGAATCCACGCGGTCAGGTTCGGCTCTCTCGCACACGTGCGGTCGAGGAGCCTGGGCATCTTTGGATCTATGCCGGTTATATCGAGGCGGTCAGCGGTGAGCCGGTTTCAGGCGATGTGGTCGATGTCATCTCCCCGAATGGACGATTCTATGCCAGAGGCCTCTACAATCCCGAGTCCAAGATCCGCGTTCGGATCCTGACATTCGAAGACGAACCCATCACCGAACAGTTTTGGAAGGCGCGGATTGCGCAGGCGGTCAGGCTGCGCCAGAAGATCGTCACCGGCACCAATGCCTATCGCCTCATCTATGGAGAGGCGGATCGGTTGCCTGGTTTGATCGTCGATCGCTATGACGATGTCTTAGTCATGCAGACCCTCTCATCCGGCATGGACCGTCGGAAAGATCTACTCGGCGACCTCTTGTGCCAGGAGTCCGGAGCGACTCGGGTGTATCTGCGCAACGATGCCAAAAGCCGGACGTTGGAGGGATTGCCGGTGGAGCGAGGCTTCCTTCGAGGAGGCGGCGCCACGATTGTCGATATCCATGAGGGGCTGGCTCGATTTCTTGTCGACATTGAACGAGGGCAGAAAACCGGTTGGTTCTGCGATCAACGGGAGAATCGATTGGTGGCGGCGCAATTCGCGTCGGGTGCAGAGGTACTCGAGGTCTTTGCCCATACGGGAGCCTTTGGCATTCATGCAGCGCTCGCAGGAGCGAAGTCGGTCGAAGGATTGGATGTCAGCGAGGAGGCTCTGGCACTTGCGCGCAACCATGCGGTCTTGAACAGTGTGGACAATCATTGTGTCTATCGACCGGCGGATGCGTTTGTGGAGATGCGACAGCTCGAACGGGCTGGACGCCGCTATGACCTCGTGTTGCTCGATCCACCGGCCTTTGCTCGTAGTAAACAGGCCGTGCCTCGTGCTTTGGCAGGATACAAGGATGTCAATTTGCTTGGGATGCGGCTCACGAAGCCGGAGGGATTTCTGGTCACGAGTTCCTGCTCACACCATGTCACTGAACAGGAATTGTGGACGGGCATTCGTCTGGCTGCACGAGACGCGAAGAGGCAGGTCCGTCTGCTTGAACAGCGTGGACAGGCGAGCGACCATCCCATTTTCGCTACGATGCCGGAAACACGTTATCTGAAATGTTTTATCCTGCAAGTGCTGTGA
- a CDS encoding ABC transporter ATP-binding protein: MASEMTIDMTKTFSGRAPIQARLRYEVEASTVLILFGPSGSGKTTILRSVAGLEWPEDGRIQFLSRTWLDTKSGIRVSPQDRQIGYMPQDYALFPTYSVAGNIAYGLGALASQDRNKRVAEVVELFQLQGLEAAKPRELSGGQQQRVALARAVAPRPQLLLLDEPLSALDAPTRLQLRGELRSLLKQLALPSIIVTHDWSEALTLGDVMAVMGQGLIHQVGKPHEVFSRPANAEVARIVGVETVVQGVVIEQADGLAAVAVNGTRLKGLSRDAIGASVYVCIRAEDVVVEPAGSGMTSARNHLLGRVTDIVPQGVMVQVTIDCGFSLMATITRGAVEDLCLAPGASVIAAIKAGAVHLVPRSLA, translated from the coding sequence ATGGCCTCAGAAATGACCATCGACATGACCAAAACATTTTCTGGTCGCGCGCCTATTCAGGCCCGTCTCCGCTATGAGGTCGAGGCGTCCACCGTCTTGATCCTGTTTGGTCCATCCGGGTCAGGCAAGACGACCATCCTCCGGTCCGTTGCGGGACTTGAATGGCCGGAAGACGGAAGAATCCAGTTCCTCTCGCGGACTTGGTTAGATACGAAGTCGGGTATCAGGGTCTCGCCTCAAGATAGACAGATCGGGTACATGCCGCAAGATTATGCGCTCTTTCCCACCTACTCTGTGGCGGGAAACATTGCCTATGGATTGGGAGCATTAGCGTCCCAGGACCGGAACAAGCGAGTGGCGGAGGTGGTGGAACTGTTCCAATTGCAGGGGCTTGAAGCCGCAAAGCCGCGAGAATTGTCCGGTGGCCAACAGCAACGGGTGGCGCTGGCTAGAGCCGTCGCGCCGAGGCCGCAACTACTTTTGCTCGACGAGCCCTTGTCGGCTTTGGATGCGCCGACCCGACTGCAACTGAGAGGGGAACTCAGAAGCCTGTTGAAACAATTGGCGCTGCCCTCGATCATTGTGACCCACGACTGGTCGGAGGCGCTCACGTTGGGCGATGTGATGGCGGTCATGGGTCAGGGGCTGATCCATCAAGTCGGGAAGCCACATGAGGTATTCAGTCGTCCGGCCAATGCAGAGGTGGCGCGCATCGTCGGTGTGGAGACGGTGGTGCAAGGTGTGGTGATCGAACAGGCGGACGGGTTAGCCGCGGTGGCGGTCAACGGAACGAGGCTGAAAGGTCTGAGCCGTGATGCCATCGGAGCATCCGTCTATGTCTGTATTCGGGCCGAAGATGTGGTGGTCGAGCCGGCGGGGAGCGGGATGACCAGTGCCAGGAACCATCTCCTGGGGCGGGTGACCGACATTGTTCCGCAAGGCGTGATGGTACAGGTCACGATCGACTGTGGATTTTCCCTCATGGCAACCATCACGCGCGGGGCGGTAGAAGATTTGTGCCTGGCGCCTGGCGCCTCCGTCATTGCGGCGATCAAGGCTGGTGCCGTGCATCTTGTTCCACGATCGCTTGCCTGA
- the modA gene encoding molybdate ABC transporter substrate-binding protein has protein sequence MSPKRSFIAYSLISGVLLGVLALSLGFPTAGFSEEVRIAAASDLNFAFKEIVAEFEKTTGSHVKLTLGSSGNFYAQIQHGAPFDLYFSADIGYPKKLEEAGLVVPGSLYPYAVGRIVLWAGKGSPLDLSKGLDVLRDPTIKKIAIANPKHAPYGRAAVAAMEQYKVYDQVKDKLILGENISQAAQFIESGACDIGIIALSLALAPTMQTRGTYWEVPAVVHPPLEQGAVILKQSKHPETARQFLEFMKGPQGQEIMKRYGFTVPG, from the coding sequence GTGAGTCCTAAAAGATCGTTCATCGCGTATAGCCTGATTTCTGGTGTATTACTCGGAGTGCTCGCGTTGTCTCTGGGATTTCCCACTGCGGGCTTCAGTGAAGAGGTGAGAATTGCGGCTGCCTCAGACTTGAATTTTGCCTTCAAAGAAATCGTGGCTGAATTCGAAAAGACGACCGGCAGCCATGTGAAGCTGACGCTCGGATCCTCGGGCAATTTCTACGCGCAGATTCAACACGGCGCGCCGTTCGATCTGTATTTTTCCGCCGACATCGGCTATCCCAAGAAGCTGGAAGAGGCAGGCCTTGTTGTGCCGGGATCGCTCTATCCCTATGCGGTCGGGCGGATTGTCTTATGGGCCGGCAAGGGATCGCCGCTCGATCTCTCCAAGGGGCTGGATGTTTTGCGCGACCCGACGATCAAGAAGATCGCCATCGCTAATCCCAAACATGCTCCCTATGGCAGAGCGGCAGTGGCGGCGATGGAGCAGTACAAGGTTTATGATCAGGTTAAAGACAAACTGATTTTGGGAGAGAATATTTCGCAAGCGGCACAATTCATTGAATCCGGCGCTTGCGACATTGGGATTATCGCGCTGTCCCTGGCACTTGCGCCGACGATGCAAACGCGAGGGACCTACTGGGAGGTTCCGGCAGTGGTGCATCCACCGCTGGAACAAGGCGCCGTGATTTTGAAGCAGTCCAAACATCCAGAAACCGCGCGACAATTTCTTGAATTCATGAAGGGCCCTCAGGGACAGGAGATCATGAAGCGTTATGGGTTTACGGTACCTGGTTAA
- a CDS encoding helix-turn-helix transcriptional regulator: protein MALGQQIQAWRASGGLSVEALAAASHIRTHQLEQIEAEEIDPSASTLEALAAALKIPPAWLFSHPTSFRTLFEDPEEHENPIPTGPDPVTERILAGSRMDRSLYVLLTAIMQSGEPKLLRAAEVNLRSLVKQAKQATVPWQNRPSGHFEPPSD, encoded by the coding sequence ATGGCACTCGGACAACAAATTCAAGCGTGGCGAGCCTCAGGAGGCCTCTCAGTGGAGGCCTTAGCCGCAGCATCCCATATTCGGACTCATCAATTAGAGCAAATTGAAGCAGAGGAGATTGACCCTTCCGCTTCAACCCTCGAAGCACTCGCGGCTGCCTTGAAAATTCCTCCGGCTTGGCTCTTTAGCCATCCGACTTCATTTCGCACCTTGTTCGAGGATCCGGAAGAGCACGAAAATCCCATCCCCACAGGCCCGGATCCTGTCACAGAACGAATACTCGCGGGATCGCGTATGGATCGCTCCCTCTATGTCCTGTTGACGGCGATCATGCAAAGCGGCGAACCGAAATTGCTCCGTGCGGCGGAAGTGAATTTACGAAGCCTCGTCAAGCAAGCCAAACAGGCAACAGTTCCATGGCAGAACCGACCGTCCGGCCACTTCGAACCCCCAAGCGATTAG
- the serS gene encoding serine--tRNA ligase — protein sequence MYDLRYLRDNLDRTREQLGPRGADVPWDTLRTLIEQRRALTTQVEQLRAELKKGSEDVAKLKREKQPADAAMAAMKAVGERIKTIEDELRGTEEALTDLNLRIPNLPHASVPAGKNESNNVEARRWGTPPALTAPAKSHWDLGEALGILDFDRAAKIAGARFAVLTGAGARLERALINYMLDRHTTEHGYREVLPPLLVNRTSMTATGQLPKFEDDLFRLSDEDYFLIPTAEVPVTNLHRDEILPETSLPVRYTAYTPCFRREAGSYGKDTRGLIRLHQFNKVELVVFAKPEQSYEELERLTGHAEAILQGLGLHYRVITLCTGDMGFSAAKTYDIEVWLPSQNHFREISSCSNFEGFQARRGGIRYKGPAGKKDAKTEFVHTLNGSGLAVGRTLVAILENYQQPDGSITIPDVLRPYMGGLEQIHNE from the coding sequence ATGTACGATCTACGCTATTTACGCGACAACTTAGACCGCACCAGGGAACAGCTCGGCCCCCGCGGAGCCGACGTTCCATGGGATACTCTGCGCACGCTGATCGAACAACGCCGCGCCTTGACCACCCAAGTCGAGCAGCTTCGCGCTGAACTGAAAAAAGGATCAGAGGACGTCGCCAAGCTGAAGCGGGAGAAACAACCGGCAGATGCTGCCATGGCCGCCATGAAAGCGGTCGGCGAGCGGATCAAGACGATTGAGGACGAACTCCGTGGCACCGAAGAGGCTCTGACCGATCTGAATCTCCGTATCCCGAATCTCCCCCATGCCTCGGTGCCGGCAGGCAAAAACGAGAGTAACAACGTGGAGGCCAGACGGTGGGGAACCCCGCCCGCCCTGACCGCACCGGCCAAGAGCCACTGGGATCTCGGCGAAGCCCTCGGCATTCTGGACTTCGACCGGGCTGCAAAAATCGCCGGTGCACGGTTTGCGGTCCTCACGGGAGCCGGTGCACGACTCGAACGGGCCCTCATCAACTATATGTTGGACCGCCACACGACCGAGCATGGCTATCGGGAAGTCCTGCCGCCGCTCCTCGTCAATCGAACGAGCATGACCGCGACCGGACAGCTGCCCAAGTTCGAAGATGACCTGTTTCGCTTGAGCGACGAAGACTATTTCTTGATCCCAACGGCAGAAGTTCCGGTGACGAACCTCCACCGTGACGAGATACTTCCTGAGACCAGCCTACCGGTCCGGTATACGGCCTATACCCCCTGCTTTCGTCGCGAAGCAGGCTCCTATGGAAAAGATACCAGAGGGCTCATTCGCCTCCACCAATTCAACAAAGTCGAGTTGGTCGTGTTTGCAAAACCGGAACAGTCCTATGAGGAATTGGAACGCTTGACCGGCCATGCCGAAGCGATCTTGCAAGGACTGGGACTTCACTACCGGGTGATCACGCTCTGTACCGGCGATATGGGATTCTCTGCGGCAAAGACCTACGACATCGAAGTCTGGCTGCCGTCGCAAAACCATTTTCGAGAAATCTCATCCTGCAGCAACTTCGAAGGGTTTCAAGCCAGGCGCGGCGGCATTCGATATAAAGGCCCCGCCGGGAAAAAAGATGCGAAGACAGAGTTCGTCCATACCCTCAACGGGTCTGGACTTGCCGTCGGACGCACACTCGTAGCTATCCTCGAAAACTACCAGCAACCTGATGGAAGCATCACGATTCCAGACGTCCTGCGCCCCTACATGGGAGGGCTTGAGCAGATCCACAACGAATAG
- a CDS encoding substrate-binding domain-containing protein codes for MTQAHRAESIEHFQNHLRAIRVSNGFSQGELAGKSGITRQAVSAIESNLYLPTTAVALRLAAALGCRVEDLFSLAEAQEVIEGKLIGHLPQRDEKTPSTRVKVARVGTRIIVRPVTGVGEVLSYSVPADGYAVDVKGQMSGAMVRVNLSRDRQAIEQEISVAGCDPAISLAGAHLRQGKDLTSVVGWTMGSMAALRALQQGEVHVAGLHILDPKTGESNLPYLRRVLKGSHYDVVTFATWEEGFLVRSGNPKSIRAASDLADAQILLVNREEGAGARLLLDQRLRVAGIDPTQVRGYDKTVSSHFEVARAIASHQADVGVGIRSAAQLFGLDFVPLQAARYDLVVPKAYLTSHPTLAHLFETITSRPFRNEIEALGGYDTRETGKLRALRS; via the coding sequence ATGACCCAGGCACATCGCGCGGAATCGATCGAACATTTCCAGAATCATCTGAGAGCTATTCGTGTCTCCAATGGCTTTTCGCAGGGTGAACTTGCCGGAAAATCTGGGATCACCAGGCAGGCTGTGTCCGCAATTGAATCGAATCTCTATCTGCCCACTACGGCGGTTGCGCTTCGACTGGCAGCTGCGTTGGGCTGCCGCGTGGAAGATCTCTTCAGTCTTGCGGAGGCGCAGGAGGTCATTGAAGGGAAACTGATCGGCCATCTTCCCCAGCGTGATGAGAAGACCCCGTCGACTCGTGTGAAGGTGGCCAGGGTGGGAACTCGCATCATCGTACGACCGGTCACGGGAGTGGGGGAAGTGCTGTCGTATAGTGTGCCGGCTGACGGGTATGCGGTCGATGTAAAGGGTCAGATGTCGGGCGCCATGGTGCGGGTGAATTTGTCGCGCGATCGTCAGGCAATCGAACAGGAGATTTCTGTCGCCGGGTGCGATCCCGCGATTTCTCTCGCTGGCGCGCATTTGCGGCAGGGGAAGGACCTCACCTCCGTCGTAGGCTGGACCATGGGGAGCATGGCGGCGCTGCGGGCCTTGCAACAGGGCGAGGTGCATGTCGCGGGGCTACACATCTTAGATCCGAAGACCGGCGAATCAAATCTGCCCTACCTCCGGCGTGTGCTGAAAGGCTCGCACTACGATGTCGTTACGTTTGCCACCTGGGAGGAAGGCTTCCTCGTTCGCTCTGGAAATCCCAAGTCCATCCGCGCCGCATCGGACTTGGCGGACGCTCAGATTCTCCTCGTGAATCGCGAAGAGGGGGCCGGGGCCAGGCTCTTGCTCGATCAACGGCTACGTGTAGCGGGGATCGATCCAACTCAAGTACGCGGGTACGACAAGACGGTGTCGTCTCACTTCGAAGTCGCCAGGGCCATCGCCAGTCATCAGGCGGACGTCGGGGTCGGGATCCGGTCCGCGGCGCAACTCTTCGGTCTCGATTTTGTGCCTCTGCAAGCGGCTCGCTACGACCTCGTCGTTCCGAAGGCATACCTCACGTCTCATCCCACGCTGGCCCATCTGTTTGAGACCATCACGAGCCGGCCATTCAGGAACGAAATTGAAGCGCTGGGTGGATACGACACGCGCGAAACCGGGAAACTACGTGCACTTCGATCATGA